GCGGAGATTTATCGGAGCCTACTAAAGTTACTGAACAATATCTGCTGGATTTGGAGAGACAAGCCTTCCTTTCATTGTTAGGGGAAAAGAAAACATTAGAAAGAATGCAAAGTATTTTACAAACCGGTAAACCTTTGAGAAATTAATTTTAAAATTAAAAAAATATATCATCATGAATGAAGCATATATAGTAGCAGGATACAGAACCGCTGTTGGAAAAGCCAAAAAAGGCGGCTTTCGGTTCATGCGTCCGGATGATTTAGCTACACAAGTAATTAAAGGACTTTTAGGAAAAGTGCCACAATTAGATCCTGAAAGAATAGATGACTTAATAGTCGGAAATGCTGTTCCCGAAGCAGAACAAGGGCTGCAAATGGGAAGAATGATAGCTGTTCAGGCTTTGCCTATGCCGGTTCCGGGAGTTACCGTAAATAGATATTGTGGTTCCGGAGTTGAGACGATTGCAATGGCAACGGCAAAAATTAAAGCAGGTATGGCTGACTGCATAATTGCCGGCGGAACAGAATCAATGTCTTTGGTACCGACTATAGGCTGGAGAACCGTCTTAAACTATGAAGTAGCAAAAGAAAATCCACAGTATTATATCGGAATGGGCTTAACAGCTGAAGAAGTAGCAAGAGAATACGGAATCAGCAGACAAGAGCAGGATGAGTTTTCTTATCATTCTCATCAAAAAGCTATTAGTGCTATTGAAGGAGGAAGATTCAAAGATGAAATTCTGCCTATAGAAGTAGAAGAGGTTTATTTGGACAATAAGATGAAGCGTAAAACCAAAAATTTTACGATAGACACGGATGAAGGACCTAGAAAAGACACCAGTATTGAGGCATTGTCACGTCTGAGACCGGTATTTTCAGCTAAAGGTAGTGTGACTGCAGGAAATTCATCACAAACTTCTGACGGAGCTGCATTTGTAGTTGTTATGTCTGAAAGAATGGTAAAAGAATTAAATCTGGAGCCAATTGCCAGAATGATAACTTCACAAAGTGTTGGTGTTGATCCGCGAATAATGGGAATTGGACCCATTGCGGCAATTCCTAAAGCGCTTAAACAGGCAGGTCTCAAACTTAATGATATTGATTTGATAGAACTGAATGAGGCATTTGCAGCTCAGGCGCTGGCAGTAATTAAAAAATCGGAATTAGACCCGTCAAAAGTGAATGTGAATGGTGGAGCCATTGCTTTAGGTCATCCGCTTGGATGTACCGGTACAAAGTTGACAATTCAGATTATCAATGAATTAAAAAGAAGAAACCAAAAATACGGAATGGTAACAGCTTGTATTGGCGGTGGACAGGGAATAGCAGGCATTTACGAAGTCTTATAATTTTTAACAGATAAATTTAAAATAATGGAAACAACAAAAAAAGTACTAAAAGGAGGAGAATTCCTTATAAGAGAATCCTCTGCCGAAGAAGTGTTCACTCGTGAAGAGTTGAACGAAGAGCAGATGATGATCGCTGATATGTGCCGTGAATTCATAGAAACAAATGTTGACCCTAACCTGGAGCGTATTGATGAGCAGGAGGAAGGTCTCACCGTTGAGTTAATGGATAAGTCTGCTGAACTGGGCCTGTTAGGTCTGGCTATACCTGAGGAATATCAGGGTTTTGGCAAGGACTTTAATACCAACAGTGTTGCTGCTGAGATTTTAGGCGGCGCTCATTCATTTGCTGTTTCTATAGCTGCTCATACAGGAATCGGAACTTTGCCAATTTTGTATTATGGTAATGAAGAACAAAAGCAAAAGTACCTGCCTAAATCGGCTTCCGGTGAACTGAAGTTTGCTTACTGCCTGACAGAACCGGGCTCAGGTTCGGATGCTATGGCTGCAAAAACAAAAGCTGTTTTAAATGATGAGGGAACTCATTACATCATGAACGGACAGAAAATGTGGATTACTAATTCCGGTTTTGCCGACGTTTTTGTGGTATTTGCAAAAATAGATGGAGAACAATTTACCGGTTTTATAGTCGAAAGGGGATATGAAGGAATTTCCTTTGGTGCGGAAGAGAAAAAAATGGGAATTAAAGGCTCTTCAACCAGACAGGTTTTCTTTGAAAATGTAAAAGTTCCTAAGGAAAACATTCTGGGAGAAATTGGAAAAGGACATAAAATTGCATTTAACATACTGAATATCGGAAGGTATAAATTATGTGCTATGGCTTTAGGTGGAGCTAAAAGAGCTTCAACTGTAGCAGTTAAATATGCAAATGAAAGACATCAGTTTAATGTTCCTATTTCAAGTTTTGGCGCAATTCAGCATAAGCTGGCAGAAATGGCAGTAAAAATATTTGCTTGTGACTCTGTTACTTACCGGGTAAGTGATTACATTGACAAAATGGAGAAAGAGCTGCTTGAAGATGGTAAAAGCTACGGGGACGCCTTATTGGGCGCTGCTGAAGAGTATGCGATTGAGTGTGCTATGTTAAAAGTGTTTGGATCAGAAGTTCTTGACTTTGTCGTTGACGAAGCTGTTCAGGTTTTCGGTGGAACCGGATTTTCTGAAGAGTATCCGGTAGCAAGAGCTTACAGAGATGCAAGAATCAATAGGATTTTTGAAGGAACCAATGAAATTAATCGTTTATTGACAGTTGATATGTTGATGAAGCGTGCAATGTCAGGCAAGTTAGATTTAATGTCTCCGGCTATGGCCATTCAAAAAGAGCTAACTTCTGTTCCTGATTTCGGTTCTGATGAAGATGATTCTTTATTTGCTGAAGAAAAGAAAGCTGTTAAACAGGCTAAAAAAGCAGCTTTGATGGTGGCAGGTGCCGCTGCTCAGAAATTGATGCAAAAACTAAAAGATGAGCAGGAAATTGTGATGAATATCACTGATATGCTCATTGAAATATTTGCTTCTGAATCAGCGATTTTACATGCCGAGAAACTTATAAATACAAAAGGCGAAGAAGCTTCTATCTACGGAGACTTAGCAAAAGTTTATGTAAATGATGCTATGGATAAAATTAATAAAAGCGGGAAAGATGCAATTGCAGCCTTTGCTGATGGCGATGAAAAACGTATGATGCTAATGGGTTTAAAGCGTTTCACTAAATATGGACCACTAAACACCAAGTCGCTGAGACGTAAGATTGCAAAAGAATTGATAGAAGCTGACAACTATTGTTTCTAAGCTTCTTTTAAACTTGTTGATGGTTTGTTGATTTATAACTGCCTTGATTTTTCAAGGCAGTTTTTTTATTTTACTCTTTGCAAACCGGCTTTTGCCCGTTGGTCCAATCCCTTTTTATACTCATGATCCGGACTTTCCAGACATAAGCTAAAATAGAAAGCAGCATTTTTGAAATCATTTTCCTTTTCGTAAATCAATCCCAGCTGAAGCGCAGCATTCGGAGCAAAATATATCTCTTCATCCATGCCTTTGTTTATCGTTATTTCATAGTATCTTTTGGCAAAAGGAATGTTCCCGGCAAAGTGAAAAATTCTGGCTTTGCGATAGTTGAATTCTATTCTATCTTTTTTACTTCGTAAACTTTGAGGAAAAATATTCTCAAAAACTTCCAGAGCTTCTTTCAGATAACCTCCATCTGTCAACAGTCTGACTTTCAGTAATTGCTGATGAGGAAACATGCCGGAAGTTGCTTCTGACAGAGCCTGTATGTCAGAATCCGTATCAGAGTGCCCCTCAGATTTTACTAATTCCATATTGCTTAAATAACCGCTTGTATCACTATCTACCCAGGCAGACCAGGCTATTTTTTGATAAGCACTTTTTAATTGATTTCTGCCTTTATGCGTTTCCAAAAAACGATTAAATTTTTTAACAGAAGCAGCCGTATTTAGTTTTTGTAATTCATGCAAACCATCCAAATAATGCAAGTAGGGGAAATTATCAAAATCATAATATTCTTTCAGTTCGTTAATCCATTGCGTAGCCTTTTGATTTTTACGATTTAAAACGGCTATATGAATAGAAGTAAAATAGGTTAGTGTTCTGTTTCCGGATGGATAGTTCTTGTCCGTTAATACCTTTAAAGCATCTACCGGTCTGACTTCAATAACGGCTAAGAGCATGCAGTAGATTAAAAGGCTTTCTTCATAAAACAAAAAATTTTCTTTTTCGGAATGTACCAGATTTTCCAACTGAGAGATTCCTCCCTGTAAATCCGGAGAAATTCCAAAGACCCCGATTATCCAATGATATCTTTCCGGAATGCTGCCGGCCAAAACTCTGATCAGGCTGTGACTTTTAAGATTAGGCTGAAAATCGGGATATAATTGAATGTTTTTTTCAAGCATACGATAAGCTCTTCTGAGCTCCCAGGCTGCTGTCCAATATTCTCTGAATCGGAGCCGGCTAAATGCCCACTGAATATTTATCTCAGCTTTAGCATATAAGTAGTAGGGGGAGTTTTCATTTGCATTACTGATTTGAGCCAGTCTTTGATCCTTTTTTGTCTTTGCATAATGAAAATAGGACTCATCTTCTAAGGTAAAGATTTTAAAAAAATCCAGATAATTTTCCAGCAGCACATATAACTTATTATCCGGCTCAAGTCTTTTTCCGACCTCTATTTCAGCGTATGCTTTATCTAAATCCAGAGCCGTAAGTGAACGGTATGCGCTTCTGATTCGCTCACTTTCCTGAAAGTTTTTGTTTGAAGGGAAAGCCTGAACCGACATTAAAATAAAAAAAGCTATTCCAAATGTTTGGAATAGCTTTTTTAAGAAATTTACTTTAAGGCATGCACGCTTAGGCATGAATTTTTTATTTATCGGTTTTCTTTTCTTCTTTACTGTCAATTTCAGTATCAACTAAAATTCTACCGCAGTTTTCACAAACAATAATTTTTTTGCGTTGAGCAATTTCAACTTGCAACTGAGGTGGAATTTCGTTAAAGCATCCACCGCAAGAACTACGCTCTACTTTTACAACTGCCATGCCATTTCTGTAGTTTTTGCGAATTCTGGAATACGCAGTTACCAAGCGGCTTTCTAATTTTGCTTTAGCTTTGTCAGATTCTTTTTGAAGTTTTTTCTCTTCTTTTTCAGTTTCAGCAATGATTTTCTCTAACTCAACTTTCTTTTCTTTCAATTCAGACTCACGTTCGTCTATTTTCCCTTGCGTTTCCTGAATGAGTTTATTTCTTTCTTCAATTTCAATCTGGCATTCTCTGATTTTCTTTTCTCCAATTTGATATTCTAACTTTTGAAGTTCAATTTCTTTGCCCAGAGCTTCAAACTCACGATTGTTCTTTACATCCATTTGCTGCTCTTCGTAGCGAACTCTCATGGTTTCAGAATCTTTCATTGCATTTCTATGGCCATCAATCTTCTTATTCTTGGTGGCAATATCGGCTTCTAATTTTTCTATTCTTTTTTGCAAACCAATAACTTCATCTTCCAAATCGCTGACTTCAATGGGTAGTTCACCTTTTAATCTTTCAAAATCGTCAAGTTTAGCATCTATGGTTTGTAAGTGGTATAATGCTTTTAATTTTTCTTCTGCTGTAAGTTCTTTGGTATCAGCCATTATAAATAATTTATGGGATTTGTTGATAAATCTGAAATTTGAACTGCAAAGTTAGGAAAATTTTGTGAAATAATAGAGTGAAAAATTTCTACAGTAAATTGTTCTGACTCGTAGTGTCCGATATCAATAATTATAGTATCAGTAAGCCCTTCAAAAAAATCATGATATTTAAAATCTGCTGAAATATAAGCATCTGCACCTAAGGCCTTTGCTTTTGAAAAAAGGGAAGCTCCGGAACCACCGCAAACAGCCACTTTTTTTATCTTTTTTTTCCCGGAATCAGTATATCGTATACAGCCACATTTAAAACTTTTTTTAACCAGATTTAAAAAGTCATCTGTATTTTTTGAGGAAGAAAAGCTGCCGATAGCTCCCAAACCCACCGTTTGGTTTTCATTTTCCAAGGGATAGATGTCATAAGCAACTTCTTCATAAGGATGGGCTTTTTTAAGTGCCTTTAAAATACCGGATTTTTTATAAAAAGGAAAAATTGTTTCTATTCTTATCTCAGCATCTTCCTGCCTTTTATTTTTTTCACCGGAAAATGGATTTGTATTTTCTGAAGCTTTAAAAGTTCCCAAACCCGATAGGTTATAGCTGCATTCACTGTATTCGCCAATGTGACCCGCCCCGGCCTTAAATATGGCTTCTTTCACCTTTTCGGCATATTTTGGAGGAGAGAAAGTGACAAGCTTACGCAAAGTTCCTTTTTCGGGTGATAAAATCTCAGTTTTCTCCAGGCCTAACTTTTCAGCCATCTTGAAACTTACTCCATTTTTTACTTTGTCAATATTGGTGTGAATGGCATAAATAGCAATATTGTTTTTTAATGCTTTTATGAGCAGTCTTCCCGTTTCTGTGTCAGGTGTCAGGGATTTTATTCCTCCAAAAATGAGAGGATGATGAGCAATAATAAGATTTAGCTTTTTTTCAATTGCTTCATTTAATACATTATCTGTAACTTCCAGACAAAGCAATGCTCCACTTGCATCAGCCTGTGAATCGCCTGCCATTAGCCCGCAATTATCATAACTTTCCTGTAGAGGTATCGGAGCAAAATCCTCCAGTTTTTCTATGATATTTTGAATTTGCATGTAAACGTATTTAGATTTTAGTTAGCGAAAGTCTATATCTTAACGTATAAATTTCTACTAACCTGATTAGAAATCTGAAATTCTTTATCTCCGTTTATTTGGATAAACATGGATTTATCATACTCAGTAATTGAAATGATTTTTATCTGACTTCCTAACTCAATATTTAGCTGATCCATATATTGCAAAAAGTCTCTGGAAGTGTCTTTTACT
This genomic interval from Chitinophagaceae bacterium contains the following:
- a CDS encoding acetyl-CoA C-acyltransferase produces the protein MNEAYIVAGYRTAVGKAKKGGFRFMRPDDLATQVIKGLLGKVPQLDPERIDDLIVGNAVPEAEQGLQMGRMIAVQALPMPVPGVTVNRYCGSGVETIAMATAKIKAGMADCIIAGGTESMSLVPTIGWRTVLNYEVAKENPQYYIGMGLTAEEVAREYGISRQEQDEFSYHSHQKAISAIEGGRFKDEILPIEVEEVYLDNKMKRKTKNFTIDTDEGPRKDTSIEALSRLRPVFSAKGSVTAGNSSQTSDGAAFVVVMSERMVKELNLEPIARMITSQSVGVDPRIMGIGPIAAIPKALKQAGLKLNDIDLIELNEAFAAQALAVIKKSELDPSKVNVNGGAIALGHPLGCTGTKLTIQIINELKRRNQKYGMVTACIGGGQGIAGIYEVL
- a CDS encoding Nif3-like dinuclear metal center hexameric protein, which gives rise to MQIQNIIEKLEDFAPIPLQESYDNCGLMAGDSQADASGALLCLEVTDNVLNEAIEKKLNLIIAHHPLIFGGIKSLTPDTETGRLLIKALKNNIAIYAIHTNIDKVKNGVSFKMAEKLGLEKTEILSPEKGTLRKLVTFSPPKYAEKVKEAIFKAGAGHIGEYSECSYNLSGLGTFKASENTNPFSGEKNKRQEDAEIRIETIFPFYKKSGILKALKKAHPYEEVAYDIYPLENENQTVGLGAIGSFSSSKNTDDFLNLVKKSFKCGCIRYTDSGKKKIKKVAVCGGSGASLFSKAKALGADAYISADFKYHDFFEGLTDTIIIDIGHYESEQFTVEIFHSIISQNFPNFAVQISDLSTNPINYL
- a CDS encoding acyl-CoA dehydrogenase → METTKKVLKGGEFLIRESSAEEVFTREELNEEQMMIADMCREFIETNVDPNLERIDEQEEGLTVELMDKSAELGLLGLAIPEEYQGFGKDFNTNSVAAEILGGAHSFAVSIAAHTGIGTLPILYYGNEEQKQKYLPKSASGELKFAYCLTEPGSGSDAMAAKTKAVLNDEGTHYIMNGQKMWITNSGFADVFVVFAKIDGEQFTGFIVERGYEGISFGAEEKKMGIKGSSTRQVFFENVKVPKENILGEIGKGHKIAFNILNIGRYKLCAMALGGAKRASTVAVKYANERHQFNVPISSFGAIQHKLAEMAVKIFACDSVTYRVSDYIDKMEKELLEDGKSYGDALLGAAEEYAIECAMLKVFGSEVLDFVVDEAVQVFGGTGFSEEYPVARAYRDARINRIFEGTNEINRLLTVDMLMKRAMSGKLDLMSPAMAIQKELTSVPDFGSDEDDSLFAEEKKAVKQAKKAALMVAGAAAQKLMQKLKDEQEIVMNITDMLIEIFASESAILHAEKLINTKGEEASIYGDLAKVYVNDAMDKINKSGKDAIAAFADGDEKRMMLMGLKRFTKYGPLNTKSLRRKIAKELIEADNYCF